One region of Cydia pomonella isolate Wapato2018A chromosome 25, ilCydPomo1, whole genome shotgun sequence genomic DNA includes:
- the LOC133531578 gene encoding uncharacterized PPE family protein PPE40-like: MWAGPAHVDDGAGGIHFVDGQPVHDGNFGGSNLVHGGINVADGNFGGSNLVHDGINVADGNFGGSNLVHDGINVVDGNFGGSNFVDGGVNVVDGDYGGVNVVEGGYGGGSAMRAFSGEVEGEAEAEAEEPAEAEEEPEEAE, translated from the exons ATGTGGGCTGGACCTGCGCATGTCGACGACGGGGCCGGAGGTATTCACTTTGTGGACGGACAG CCAGTCCATGACGGAAATTTTGGTGGATCAAATCTCGTCCATGGAGGGATTAATGTGGCTGATGGCAATTTCGGTGGATCAAATCTTGTACACGATGGAATAAATGTGGCTGATGGCAATTTCGGTGGATCAAACCTTGTACACGATGGAATAAATGTCGTGGATGGCAATTTCGGTGGATCAAATTTTGTAGATGGAGGGGTAAATGTTGTAGACGGTGATTATGGTGGAGTAAATGTGGTAGAAGGTGGTTATGGAGGTGGGTCAGCCATGAGGGCGTTTAGTGGGGAAGTGGAAGGGGAAGCGGAAGCGGAAGCGGAGGAACCGGCGGAAGCGGAGGAGGAACCAGAAGAAGCcgaataa